One part of the [Synechococcus] sp. NIES-970 genome encodes these proteins:
- a CDS encoding hypothetical protein (conserved hypothetical protein), giving the protein MEQQPETQVETGAAPFNNEAPGPMTTPQAEQPWQEAVKPITDFLSELPEILGAFFADYKQPLTTVGLIVAALITVKLTFALIGAINDIPLLAPSFELIGISYTAWFVYRYLLKASNREELLAEFDSLKSQVLGKK; this is encoded by the coding sequence ATGGAACAACAGCCTGAAACCCAAGTAGAAACTGGCGCAGCTCCGTTCAATAACGAAGCACCCGGTCCCATGACCACTCCCCAAGCTGAGCAACCTTGGCAAGAAGCAGTTAAACCCATCACGGATTTTCTGTCTGAATTGCCAGAAATTCTCGGAGCATTTTTCGCTGATTATAAACAACCCCTGACCACTGTTGGTTTAATTGTCGCGGCTCTAATCACCGTAAAACTGACCTTTGCCCTAATCGGTGCCATTAACGATATCCCCTTGCTCGCGCCCTCCTTCGAACTGATTGGGATTTCCTACACAGCTTGGTTTGTTTATCGCTATCTGCTCAAAGCCTCCAACCGTGAGGAGCTCTTGGCCGAATTCGATTCTCTCAAGTCCCAAGTGCTGGGCAAAAAATAG
- a CDS encoding extracellular solute-binding protein, family 3, translated as MKNILIKSVGAIAFSFLGLLSYPNNVAAELAIDRIQRTGILRAGTNQDAAPFSFLDENGQFQGYSVEMLHLIRAQLEQELERPIQLELVSVSTDERIPKILTGAVDIICDASSYTWEREKVIDFSLTYAQTGTRLLLPRNSPLQNAESLAGRKIAVLAGTTNEVAIRQAHPEAKLVVVDHHYDGYNLLQRGAVDAFAADGILIDNWLQENNRILEFQAAEYFSKEGIACMLPENNSGLADITNYTLFRFIQHYLEGQEPAVTTFEKWFGDESIAPLTQDLRSLVLEKMELVIDLREAIFE; from the coding sequence ATGAAAAATATTTTAATAAAATCTGTTGGGGCGATCGCCTTCAGTTTCTTGGGGCTACTCAGTTACCCCAATAATGTCGCCGCAGAATTAGCGATCGATAGAATTCAACGAACAGGAATCTTGCGAGCCGGAACCAATCAAGATGCCGCCCCTTTTTCTTTTTTAGACGAAAATGGTCAGTTCCAAGGCTACTCTGTTGAAATGCTCCATCTGATCCGAGCCCAACTAGAACAAGAACTAGAACGTCCCATCCAATTAGAATTAGTTTCTGTGAGCACCGATGAACGAATTCCGAAAATTCTTACGGGTGCTGTCGATATTATTTGTGATGCGAGTAGCTATACCTGGGAGCGAGAAAAAGTCATTGATTTTTCCCTGACCTATGCCCAGACAGGCACTCGCCTCCTACTCCCTAGAAATAGTCCCCTACAAAATGCAGAAAGCTTAGCAGGACGAAAAATTGCAGTGCTCGCCGGAACGACCAATGAAGTTGCCATTCGTCAAGCTCATCCCGAAGCCAAACTAGTGGTTGTTGATCACCATTATGACGGATATAACCTTTTACAAAGGGGAGCTGTTGATGCTTTTGCTGCCGATGGTATTTTGATCGATAATTGGTTACAAGAAAATAATCGTATCCTGGAATTTCAGGCAGCTGAATATTTTTCTAAGGAAGGTATCGCCTGTATGCTCCCAGAAAATAATTCTGGTCTTGCCGATATTACAAACTACACTTTATTTCGCTTTATTCAACATTATTTAGAAGGGCAAGAGCCAGCTGTTACAACGTTTGAAAAATGGTTTGGTGATGAATCTATTGCGCCCTTAACCCAAGATTTACGTTCTCTTGTTTTAGAAAAAATGGAATTGGTCATTGATCTTCGGGAAGCAATTTTTGAATAA
- a CDS encoding hypothetical protein (conserved hypothetical membrane protein) encodes MNLKRIWAIASNCFREVIRDRILYFLGFYGLIFALAVRILPDVAATAGAKVVIDFGLGMIGMLSVLVAIFVGTGLVNKEIEKRTILVLIPKPISRAELIVGKHLGLSAVVAVMLVAMGIIYFALLSWSQSIMPLLWQNTTLTTGPILVSLGYLFLELMVIIAVAIAFGVFTSSLLATLFSFGIYLMGNFSTDLVRLGELSDNSGVQFITENLYKILPDLSRLNFRNEVVYGVVPDAQTLLLSAIYGLAYVVLLQAIAIFIFSRRQF; translated from the coding sequence ATGAACCTTAAGCGCATTTGGGCGATCGCCAGTAACTGTTTTCGGGAAGTAATTCGCGATCGCATTTTGTATTTTCTAGGATTCTATGGCCTCATCTTTGCCTTAGCGGTGCGGATTTTGCCAGATGTGGCAGCAACGGCCGGGGCAAAGGTTGTCATCGACTTCGGCCTGGGGATGATCGGTATGCTCAGCGTACTGGTGGCGATTTTTGTGGGCACGGGCCTGGTGAACAAGGAAATCGAAAAGCGAACAATTCTTGTGCTGATCCCCAAGCCCATTAGTCGGGCGGAGTTGATCGTCGGTAAGCATCTGGGCCTTTCGGCGGTGGTGGCGGTGATGCTGGTAGCCATGGGGATTATTTATTTCGCCCTCTTGAGCTGGTCCCAAAGCATCATGCCGCTACTCTGGCAGAACACCACCCTGACAACGGGGCCAATTTTGGTTTCCTTGGGCTACCTATTCCTGGAGTTGATGGTGATTATCGCCGTGGCGATCGCCTTTGGGGTTTTTACGAGTTCTCTATTGGCAACTTTATTTTCCTTTGGGATTTATCTAATGGGAAATTTCAGCACTGACTTAGTGCGGCTAGGGGAACTCAGTGATAATTCTGGGGTGCAGTTTATCACCGAAAATCTTTATAAAATCTTGCCGGACCTGTCGCGACTTAATTTTCGCAATGAGGTGGTTTACGGTGTTGTCCCCGATGCTCAAACTCTCTTACTTAGCGCGATCTATGGTCTGGCCTACGTGGTTTTGCTCCAGGCGATCGCCATCTTTATTTTCAGTCGGCGGCAGTTTTAA
- a CDS encoding hypothetical protein (conserved hypothetical protein): MSHPHAAQLQVLMAQANVSDVIQLAAYSQVSARQIYRLQAGLIHSVPVESVVQLAQYFDRSVDEFLALFLATGIHPIPFTAKTTSSAAVDPAELEALQTEGDRLRQQLETQAVNHAEEIEQLQSHLQQQAQQFQDKIDHLQRQLENQATTHAEEIKLLKTEYDRLEGQLDEQLTQAEQQWQQEALDTLEAWLLQWSAAAKAAQDNPQFPARTIVSLTQPFDQLLESWDVSPIGEVSDIVEYDPQLHQLVKDHGDVAPGDLVMVQNVGYRQGDRLLHRAKVIHQEEPKGTEN, translated from the coding sequence ATGAGTCATCCCCATGCTGCCCAACTCCAAGTCCTCATGGCCCAAGCCAATGTGAGCGACGTGATCCAACTGGCAGCCTATTCTCAAGTTTCAGCGCGACAAATTTACCGGCTCCAAGCAGGATTGATCCATAGTGTTCCCGTAGAATCAGTGGTGCAGTTGGCCCAATATTTTGACCGCTCAGTAGATGAATTTCTGGCCTTATTTCTCGCCACTGGCATTCACCCAATCCCCTTTACCGCGAAAACAACCAGTAGCGCGGCGGTTGATCCGGCAGAACTCGAAGCCCTCCAAACCGAAGGCGATCGCCTTCGACAACAGCTCGAAACCCAAGCTGTCAACCACGCCGAAGAAATCGAACAACTGCAAAGTCATCTCCAGCAGCAAGCCCAGCAATTTCAGGACAAAATCGACCATCTGCAACGGCAATTAGAAAACCAGGCCACCACCCATGCCGAAGAAATCAAACTATTAAAAACAGAATATGATCGCCTCGAAGGTCAATTAGACGAACAGCTCACCCAGGCCGAACAACAGTGGCAACAGGAAGCCCTCGATACCCTCGAAGCTTGGCTCCTGCAGTGGTCGGCGGCGGCGAAAGCGGCCCAGGACAATCCCCAATTTCCGGCGCGGACGATTGTTTCCTTAACCCAACCCTTCGATCAATTGCTCGAAAGCTGGGATGTTTCCCCCATCGGGGAAGTGAGCGATATTGTTGAGTATGATCCCCAACTGCATCAACTGGTCAAAGACCATGGGGATGTGGCCCCAGGAGATCTCGTAATGGTTCAAAATGTTGGTTACCGCCAGGGCGATCGCCTACTGCATCGCGCCAAGGTTATCCACCAGGAAGAACCCAAAGGGACAGAAAACTAG
- a CDS encoding oligoketide cyclase/lipid transport protein, translating into MSGWLEHSVQVEVDAPIDLVWGLWSDLEQMPQWMKWIDSVEILKDDPDLSKWKLASGTFEFTWLSRIVKVVNHQIIQWESIDGLPNRGAIRFYDRHSSTIVRLSIAYDIPGILGQVMDNLFLGRVVESTIQADLHRFRDYVDNLQKQAPTSV; encoded by the coding sequence ATGTCAGGTTGGCTAGAGCACAGCGTACAGGTAGAAGTTGACGCCCCCATCGACCTCGTGTGGGGACTCTGGTCTGATCTCGAGCAAATGCCCCAGTGGATGAAGTGGATTGATTCAGTAGAAATTCTCAAGGATGATCCAGACCTATCCAAGTGGAAGCTTGCCAGTGGCACGTTTGAATTCACTTGGCTGTCGCGTATCGTCAAGGTGGTCAACCACCAGATCATCCAGTGGGAATCGATCGATGGCCTCCCCAATCGGGGTGCAATCCGTTTTTATGACCGCCACAGCAGCACCATTGTCCGCCTGAGCATTGCCTATGATATCCCCGGTATTCTCGGGCAGGTGATGGACAATCTGTTCCTCGGTCGGGTGGTCGAATCCACTATCCAGGCAGATTTGCACCGCTTCCGGGACTATGTGGACAATTTGCAAAAGCAAGCGCCCACTTCCGTATAG
- the fruB gene encoding putative coenzyme F420 hydrogenase/dehydrogenase, beta subunit yields MTAQIPAHKKAKGLPRGNVRPAKDLCSDCGLCDTHFIHYVKEACAFLNQQFDQLETRVHGRQRDLDQEQEMYFGVHQKMVAARKTEPIEGAQWTGIVSSLACKMLEEKLVEGVVCVQNSPEDRFQPMPIIATTPAEILAARVNKPTLSPNLTILEQIEQGDFKKLLVIGVGCQIQALRAVQDKLGLEKLYVLGLPCVDNVTRAGLQKFLDTTSRSPETVVYYEFMQDFKVHFKHEDGSTETVPFFGLKTNQLKDVFAPSCMSCFDYTNGLADLVVGYMGAPFGWQWLVVRNETGQAMFDLIADQIETQPVDSKGDRRAAVQNSIPAYDKGVTLPMWAAKLMGVVIEKIGPKGLEYAKFSIDSHFTRNYLYTRRNYPEKLDAHVPAFAKKIVSQYKLPED; encoded by the coding sequence ATGACTGCCCAAATTCCTGCCCACAAAAAAGCAAAAGGTCTACCCCGGGGAAATGTCCGCCCGGCGAAAGATCTCTGTAGTGACTGCGGTCTCTGTGACACCCACTTTATCCACTATGTCAAAGAGGCTTGTGCCTTTCTCAATCAGCAGTTTGATCAGCTCGAAACCCGAGTCCATGGCCGCCAGCGAGATCTAGACCAAGAGCAGGAAATGTACTTTGGGGTACATCAAAAAATGGTGGCCGCCCGCAAAACAGAACCCATCGAAGGGGCGCAGTGGACAGGGATTGTCAGTTCCCTGGCCTGCAAGATGCTTGAAGAAAAGCTCGTGGAAGGGGTGGTTTGTGTGCAAAATTCCCCTGAAGATCGCTTCCAGCCGATGCCAATTATTGCCACTACCCCAGCAGAAATCCTCGCGGCTCGGGTCAACAAGCCGACCCTCTCGCCAAATTTGACAATCTTGGAACAGATTGAACAGGGCGATTTTAAGAAATTATTGGTGATTGGTGTCGGGTGCCAGATCCAGGCATTGCGTGCCGTGCAGGATAAACTGGGCCTCGAAAAGCTCTATGTTTTGGGTTTGCCCTGTGTGGACAATGTCACCCGCGCCGGCTTACAAAAATTCCTTGATACCACCAGTCGATCGCCTGAAACAGTTGTTTACTACGAGTTCATGCAGGACTTTAAGGTGCACTTCAAACATGAGGATGGTTCGACGGAAACCGTACCGTTTTTTGGCCTGAAAACCAACCAGTTGAAAGATGTATTTGCCCCCTCCTGTATGAGCTGCTTTGACTATACAAACGGTTTGGCAGATCTCGTGGTGGGTTACATGGGCGCCCCCTTCGGTTGGCAATGGCTGGTGGTGCGCAATGAAACGGGCCAGGCAATGTTCGACCTAATCGCCGATCAGATTGAAACTCAACCTGTCGACTCCAAAGGCGATCGCCGAGCGGCGGTGCAAAATAGCATCCCTGCCTATGACAAGGGGGTCACCCTACCCATGTGGGCAGCAAAACTGATGGGGGTGGTGATCGAAAAAATTGGTCCGAAGGGTTTAGAGTACGCAAAATTCTCCATTGATTCTCACTTTACGCGGAACTACCTCTACACCCGGCGCAACTATCCTGAGAAACTTGACGCCCATGTACCAGCATTTGCCAAAAAAATTGTGAGCCAGTACAAATTACCTGAAGATTAA
- the menC gene encoding o-succinylbenzoic acid (OSB) synthetase, translated as MVDYRFRFAAYRRPFKTPIQTHHGLWAVREGIILSLRDEAGRITQGEIAPLPWFGTETLKEAIVFCTSLEGKITTTQIAAIPDALPACQFGFESASLYLADPENLAPLPPQKFCQLVKRSPDLYHNLERLLKKGFRTFKLKIALDDPTTEIALCQHILDTLPADGYLRLDANGGLTLEQAKYWLDWGETRRKLEFIEQPLAPGHFSDLLRLNAEFQTEIALDESVAQLASLKNSYAQGWRGVFVIKLAIAGFPSQLNDFCQTHRPDIVISTVFETAVGQRALLKFSQDVFPSQRALGMGGSLWLNNQMSP; from the coding sequence GTGGTGGATTATCGGTTTCGCTTTGCTGCCTACCGTCGCCCTTTTAAAACGCCCATCCAAACCCACCACGGTCTTTGGGCGGTACGGGAGGGCATTATTCTATCGCTCCGGGACGAGGCGGGACGGATCACCCAGGGAGAAATTGCGCCTCTGCCTTGGTTTGGCACCGAAACCCTCAAGGAGGCGATCGTCTTTTGTACGTCTCTTGAGGGAAAAATCACTACTACGCAAATCGCGGCCATTCCCGATGCCTTGCCTGCCTGTCAATTTGGCTTTGAGAGTGCCAGTTTGTATCTTGCTGACCCCGAAAATTTAGCGCCCCTACCCCCCCAAAAATTTTGTCAGCTAGTTAAGCGATCGCCCGACTTGTACCACAACCTAGAACGCCTACTGAAAAAAGGATTTCGTACCTTTAAGCTCAAAATTGCCCTCGATGATCCCACAACGGAAATCGCCCTCTGTCAGCACATTCTGGACACCTTACCCGCCGATGGTTATCTCCGTCTTGATGCCAATGGTGGTCTAACCCTAGAACAGGCTAAATATTGGCTAGATTGGGGAGAAACCCGAAGAAAACTAGAATTTATTGAGCAGCCCTTAGCCCCTGGGCACTTTTCTGATTTGTTGCGACTCAATGCAGAATTTCAGACCGAAATTGCCCTCGATGAGTCGGTCGCCCAGCTCGCTTCCCTAAAAAATTCCTATGCCCAAGGATGGCGCGGCGTCTTTGTGATCAAACTGGCGATCGCCGGATTTCCATCCCAGCTTAATGATTTTTGTCAAACCCATAGGCCGGATATTGTGATATCTACCGTTTTTGAAACAGCAGTAGGCCAACGGGCACTTCTGAAATTTTCCCAGGATGTTTTCCCATCCCAGCGAGCCTTAGGTATGGGCGGCTCCCTCTGGCTCAACAACCAAATGTCGCCATAA
- a CDS encoding hypothetical protein (conserved hypothetical protein), whose product MDYLQFFQNAERQRVSDGQQSSLVPSILTRPLMVLILSQLGDFDSLEYAWWLQKETDLCRGIDYVAIAIGDRRSGQKFCDYTGFPPEKLFVDPSATLHQELGLYRGLNWKIPGLKAGQNAWVNLMLMCAGIGSPGTLREVLRGYTGDKKAPQLFADDEVIKAAPLPALKGEFFAAAGGKGFQRPLELATLRLRNMAEVLGNWSTYVPDAQYMTQRGATFLFNPDGTLQYQHLDRNILGFAANMSRPLAFLENLATLQRVA is encoded by the coding sequence GTGGATTACCTTCAATTTTTTCAAAACGCAGAACGTCAGCGGGTGAGTGATGGTCAGCAAAGTTCCCTTGTGCCATCAATCTTAACGCGTCCCCTAATGGTGCTCATCCTATCTCAACTTGGCGATTTTGATAGCCTCGAATATGCTTGGTGGCTCCAAAAAGAGACAGATCTCTGTCGTGGGATAGATTATGTCGCCATTGCAATTGGCGATCGCCGCTCCGGTCAAAAATTTTGTGACTATACGGGCTTCCCTCCAGAAAAATTATTTGTTGATCCGAGCGCGACTCTCCACCAAGAACTGGGCCTCTATCGCGGCTTAAACTGGAAAATTCCAGGCCTCAAGGCGGGCCAAAATGCCTGGGTCAATTTGATGCTGATGTGTGCAGGCATCGGTAGTCCGGGTACGCTGCGGGAAGTTTTGCGGGGTTATACGGGCGACAAAAAAGCCCCCCAACTGTTTGCCGATGATGAAGTAATCAAGGCGGCCCCCCTACCAGCCCTGAAAGGAGAATTTTTTGCGGCGGCTGGGGGTAAGGGGTTTCAGCGGCCTTTAGAATTAGCCACTCTGCGCCTGCGGAACATGGCGGAAGTTCTCGGCAATTGGTCTACCTATGTGCCTGACGCCCAGTACATGACCCAACGGGGGGCTACTTTTTTATTTAATCCTGATGGCACGCTGCAATATCAGCACCTCGACCGCAATATTCTGGGGTTCGCCGCGAATATGAGTCGGCCCCTCGCATTCCTGGAAAATCTGGCGACTCTGCAACGGGTAGCTTAG